A window from Patescibacteria group bacterium encodes these proteins:
- a CDS encoding XRE family transcriptional regulator codes for MGSMVYVSGALSDVSDSIRQEYLGFYESIGQLMESLGLVAYVPHKNTDPVRHRDVTPQQVDMIDRTAVTMATLVVAVVDNPSLGVGIEVEMAFHAHKPVVLICHQDRIRERRISRLVRGNPAVVHEIIYSTIDDALMQLETFVRSHLQQQAESVLPSSLMTVRL; via the coding sequence ATGGGAAGCATGGTCTATGTGTCCGGTGCGTTGAGCGACGTATCGGATAGCATTCGACAAGAGTACCTCGGCTTTTATGAGTCCATTGGGCAACTGATGGAATCACTGGGGCTCGTGGCGTATGTGCCTCACAAGAACACCGATCCTGTGAGACATAGAGACGTCACGCCGCAGCAAGTGGACATGATTGACCGGACGGCAGTTACTATGGCGACCCTCGTTGTTGCTGTGGTGGACAATCCGTCTCTCGGCGTCGGCATCGAAGTCGAGATGGCCTTTCATGCCCACAAGCCCGTGGTGCTTATATGCCACCAAGATCGTATCCGAGAGCGCCGCATCAGTCGGCTCGTTCGCGGCAATCCTGCCGTAGTTCACGAGATCATCTATTCCACAATAGATGACGCGCTCATGCAGCTGGAAACCTTTGTTCGCTCCCACTTGCAACAGCAAGCCGAGAGCGTGCTTCCGTCATCGCTCATGACGGTCAGGTTGTAA
- a CDS encoding ABC transporter ATP-binding protein — MNKEVYKFILRTYGRNPGQWVGFVAEIFHTLVVRVYVVIAMAQVTTSLAAGDTNAAKRYILYYFLAHVAGSLVGTFGELLSLHTENKEYHRLAMTFYEKLMGKDVAFYRDNQTGYLASIFRQHLDSAVLLLRFSRGEALGTLISLIIPPIVLIAASPGVGLIATAIVIIQFVYVLWSSSKAQQYRQLFHEIYRKVTGEVSDVITNIIAFKAGGVEDRARDKISDLMTQETEAFDLRRRTTTLLNLPRSIVTACGITGAVYFIIANASGVNPTSLGLMVLTLTYMFQIVRNVNALPELITQHDDLITKMYPTLKYLGTDYEQIRDTLKPKKLAIKQGEIAIEDVSFSYPSNSHKGTTIPVFVNLTINIKGGEQIGVVGLSGAGKSTLANLLLRFDEIDDGSIKIDGTDIRDVKQSELRRNIAYVPQEPLLFHRTIGENIAYYNNHESDEEIIRAAKAAHAHEFIEKLPDGYDTVVGERGIKLSGGQKQRVAIARAILKKAPIMIFDEATSALDSESEQIIQRALPEIIGKQTAIVVAHRLSTIAGLHRIIVMHEGTVVESGSHEELLAMKGRYYSLWQKQTSEFATLPVS; from the coding sequence ATGAATAAGGAAGTCTACAAATTCATACTCAGAACCTATGGCCGCAATCCCGGTCAGTGGGTTGGTTTTGTTGCAGAAATATTTCACACACTAGTCGTACGGGTATACGTCGTGATTGCAATGGCCCAAGTCACCACCAGTCTTGCCGCTGGAGATACTAATGCGGCAAAACGTTACATCCTCTATTATTTCCTGGCCCATGTTGCTGGATCCCTCGTCGGAACATTCGGCGAACTGTTGTCTCTCCATACTGAAAACAAAGAATATCATCGTCTTGCCATGACTTTTTACGAAAAGCTAATGGGTAAAGACGTCGCTTTTTATCGTGACAATCAAACTGGGTACCTGGCCAGTATCTTCCGTCAACACTTAGATAGTGCTGTGCTTTTGTTGCGCTTTTCTAGAGGTGAAGCATTAGGTACTTTGATATCGCTTATAATACCGCCCATAGTTCTGATTGCCGCTTCTCCTGGTGTGGGTTTGATCGCTACCGCGATTGTAATAATTCAGTTTGTTTATGTACTGTGGTCATCGTCAAAAGCGCAACAATACAGACAGTTGTTTCATGAAATATATCGCAAAGTAACAGGTGAAGTCTCTGATGTCATAACAAATATTATTGCCTTCAAAGCGGGTGGTGTTGAAGATCGAGCGCGTGACAAAATCTCTGATCTTATGACTCAGGAAACGGAGGCCTTTGATCTACGCCGCAGAACAACGACACTGTTGAACTTACCGAGAAGCATCGTCACCGCTTGCGGAATTACAGGGGCAGTGTATTTCATCATCGCTAACGCTTCCGGTGTAAATCCGACTTCTTTGGGATTGATGGTTCTAACGTTAACGTATATGTTCCAAATCGTCAGGAATGTTAATGCGTTGCCTGAGTTAATTACCCAACACGACGACCTTATTACAAAAATGTATCCTACCCTAAAATACTTGGGCACGGACTATGAACAGATACGCGACACGTTGAAGCCTAAGAAACTTGCTATTAAGCAAGGTGAAATTGCTATTGAGGATGTCAGCTTTAGTTACCCGTCGAACTCTCATAAGGGGACTACGATACCAGTTTTTGTAAATCTCACCATTAACATAAAGGGCGGTGAACAAATAGGCGTTGTTGGATTAAGCGGAGCTGGTAAAAGTACCCTCGCTAACTTGCTGCTTCGCTTTGATGAAATAGATGACGGCTCAATAAAAATTGATGGCACTGATATTCGGGACGTAAAGCAAAGTGAGTTGCGAAGGAACATTGCTTATGTACCACAAGAACCCTTACTTTTTCACCGCACTATAGGAGAAAATATTGCTTACTACAACAATCATGAAAGTGATGAAGAAATTATCAGAGCAGCCAAAGCCGCTCATGCGCATGAGTTCATAGAGAAATTACCCGATGGGTACGATACAGTCGTTGGTGAGCGCGGAATTAAATTGAGCGGAGGTCAAAAACAGCGTGTAGCGATTGCTCGGGCTATCCTGAAGAAAGCGCCGATTATGATTTTTGACGAAGCGACAAGCGCACTTGATAGTGAAAGCGAGCAAATTATTCAGCGTGCGTTGCCGGAAATCATTGGGAAACAAACCGCCATCGTTGTCGCACATCGCCTGAGTACAATTGCGGGGCTTCACAGAATTATTGTGATGCACGAAGGAACAGTGGTTGAATCGGGTAGTCACGAGGAGTTACTCGCCATGAAGGGTCGATACTATTCTTTGTGGCAGAAACAAACCTCAGAGTTCGCCACATTGCCAGTAAGCTAA
- a CDS encoding DNA methyltransferase encodes MKSELSVVEVPIEKLRPVEYNARTHNQEQANHLKESIRRFGIVDPIICNAAPERLNIVIGGHFRLEVASELGYKTVPVVYVTIPELRKEKELNGRLNANVGEFSYELLKEFGEELLTDIGFSSEELDDIFPIEETPEEFSLEKELRKLDIKEITVQPGDIYELHGSRVMCGDSTNLEHMQKLVAGAQIDMCLTDPPYILDYLHGKKKSKATEGFGYKRDRRYLGTDVLPPDFTQQWMTNVASVAAPDFAIIVYENWKNLRTIWDEMEKHWKIKNMIVWHLANRHQGFSAKYKFFSKHDIAVVGGSGNVPYNTTPEEGPLQEEYETALFAITGKPQWEGYQKGQTYMPTDFIDFRASDEKSSGQGVIFGTKPVEILVPYIKVLTKRQQLILEPFGGSGSILIAATKLQRRCYLMEKAPEYTEVILKRWAKATGEVPKKIA; translated from the coding sequence ATGAAAAGCGAATTGTCGGTCGTCGAGGTACCAATCGAGAAGCTCCGTCCTGTCGAGTACAACGCACGCACACATAATCAAGAGCAGGCAAATCATCTGAAAGAATCCATCCGTCGATTTGGGATAGTTGATCCCATTATTTGTAACGCGGCACCGGAACGGCTCAATATCGTCATTGGCGGTCACTTCCGACTAGAAGTGGCAAGTGAACTTGGATACAAAACTGTTCCTGTTGTCTACGTCACAATCCCAGAGCTTCGGAAAGAAAAAGAACTAAATGGACGTTTGAACGCGAACGTCGGAGAGTTCAGCTACGAACTTCTGAAAGAGTTTGGCGAAGAACTACTCACTGACATTGGTTTCTCGTCAGAAGAGTTAGATGACATCTTCCCTATCGAGGAAACGCCTGAAGAATTTAGCCTTGAGAAAGAATTACGCAAGCTAGACATCAAAGAAATAACGGTCCAACCAGGAGACATATATGAACTGCATGGGTCACGCGTTATGTGCGGCGACAGTACAAATCTTGAACACATGCAAAAGCTTGTGGCTGGAGCACAGATAGACATGTGCCTTACAGATCCCCCTTATATCCTCGACTACCTACACGGCAAAAAGAAGAGTAAGGCAACAGAGGGGTTTGGCTACAAGCGAGACAGGCGATACCTCGGAACCGATGTCTTGCCGCCAGACTTTACTCAGCAATGGATGACGAACGTCGCCAGTGTAGCGGCACCGGATTTTGCCATCATAGTCTACGAGAACTGGAAAAACCTTCGTACTATTTGGGACGAGATGGAGAAACACTGGAAGATTAAAAATATGATTGTGTGGCACCTTGCCAACCGTCACCAAGGATTCTCAGCAAAATATAAGTTCTTCTCCAAGCACGATATAGCTGTTGTCGGCGGTTCTGGTAATGTCCCCTACAACACAACACCCGAAGAAGGTCCGCTACAAGAAGAGTACGAAACGGCGCTATTCGCTATCACGGGAAAGCCACAGTGGGAGGGGTACCAAAAGGGACAAACTTACATGCCCACCGATTTCATTGACTTCCGCGCCTCTGACGAGAAGAGCTCTGGACAGGGAGTCATATTTGGAACAAAACCGGTTGAAATCTTAGTGCCCTACATCAAGGTACTGACGAAGCGGCAGCAACTTATTTTAGAACCATTTGGTGGGAGCGGCAGCATACTCATTGCGGCCACAAAGCTACAACGACGCTGCTATCTTATGGAGAAGGCACCTGAGTATACTGAAGTAATTTTGAAGCGCTGGGCCAAGGCTACCGGTGAGGTGCCGAAAAAAATTGCATGA
- a CDS encoding DMT family transporter, with protein MESLLSNNVNRGRGVLFILFSAVGFGSYGVWSRLVGDSFGVFYQSWTRALFITVILFPILYFTKQIVPVRREDWKWMSIFLIAASLTQAPVFYAFNHMDIGSATLLFFTSTLITMYVFGIIFLGETVGAIKVVSFVLAIIGLYVTFSFSIITFSLLAAAMAIVNGVASGTELSSSKKLTGSYAPLYVTFLSWFAIFICNGTVSFLLRETQHIPSFNIAWAYLLTFAVASVLSSWLVFAGLQYVESSIGALVGLLEIIFSITFGILIFHEGLASGVLIGGSFIITAAALPHLYEFRKMQRWVVFSVDKKM; from the coding sequence ATGGAGAGCTTACTGTCAAATAATGTAAATCGTGGTAGGGGGGTACTATTTATTTTATTTTCAGCTGTTGGCTTTGGCAGTTACGGTGTATGGTCGCGGCTAGTTGGCGATTCATTTGGAGTATTTTATCAAAGTTGGACGCGCGCCCTATTTATAACAGTAATATTGTTTCCCATTTTATACTTCACGAAACAGATTGTTCCAGTTAGGCGAGAAGATTGGAAGTGGATGAGCATATTTTTAATTGCCGCTTCTCTGACACAGGCTCCCGTATTTTATGCGTTTAATCACATGGATATCGGTAGCGCAACCCTCCTGTTCTTTACAAGCACGCTTATCACTATGTATGTGTTTGGAATTATTTTTTTGGGAGAGACAGTCGGTGCCATTAAAGTCGTTTCCTTTGTGTTGGCCATTATTGGACTCTACGTTACTTTTTCATTTTCAATAATTACCTTCTCATTACTTGCCGCTGCCATGGCCATAGTAAATGGCGTAGCAAGTGGTACAGAGTTGTCTTCTTCAAAAAAACTTACAGGATCATACGCACCACTGTACGTGACGTTTTTGAGTTGGTTCGCGATATTCATTTGTAATGGCACTGTGTCTTTTTTATTGCGAGAGACTCAACATATTCCTTCGTTTAATATCGCCTGGGCGTATCTCCTGACTTTTGCCGTTGCGAGCGTCTTGTCATCTTGGTTGGTCTTTGCAGGATTACAGTATGTCGAGTCAAGTATTGGGGCCCTCGTAGGACTTTTAGAAATCATTTTCAGCATTACATTTGGCATACTTATTTTTCATGAAGGGCTAGCATCTGGAGTACTCATTGGCGGGAGTTTCATTATCACAGCAGCAGCCCTTCCGCATTTGTATGAATTTCGAAAAATGCAACGATGGGTCGTTTTTAGCGTTGATAAGAAAATGTGA
- a CDS encoding recombinase family protein has protein sequence MSYQTKVAARQASIEEAKEPIRYCLYARKSTEEEERQVMSIDSQMKEMGELAIRENLNIVEIKQESHSAKSSGTRPVFKELLDDIRQGKFNGIVTWAPDRLSRNGGDLGMLVDLMDQGHLREIRSHSQRFTNNPNEKFLLMILGSQAKLENDHRSLNVQRGLRAKCERGLRPCNTPIGYLTVRSTKPGEPSSVIPDPERAPVIREMFRRVAEVKITGRGIKDWLDQQNFRTKGGARISLSVIYKILRQPFYAGSFEYPVGSAKWYEGNYEALISRKLFEQVREIIDERLKSKEVKPYSKEFDFTRMMTCGSCGSGIGAQERTKTIKTTGEEKRYVYYYCNRVRNRDCKEPYMTEEKLIEQLEGLVDTIDLDELRAKKRLMGELERFKQFTTKVLGKGADLALPKGLDLRSYARYLLREGSRVEKRELLMCFKSNLLVTQGRIVLDTKNL, from the coding sequence ATGTCATATCAAACAAAAGTAGCCGCTCGGCAGGCTTCAATTGAAGAAGCCAAAGAACCAATCCGTTATTGTCTCTACGCAAGAAAATCGACCGAAGAAGAGGAACGTCAAGTTATGTCGATTGATTCGCAAATGAAAGAAATGGGTGAACTGGCGATTCGAGAGAATTTGAATATTGTTGAGATTAAGCAGGAAAGTCATTCGGCAAAATCTTCAGGCACACGCCCGGTGTTTAAAGAACTCTTGGATGATATCCGCCAAGGAAAGTTTAACGGCATCGTAACCTGGGCGCCGGACAGATTAAGTCGAAATGGCGGTGACTTAGGAATGCTCGTGGACCTCATGGACCAAGGACACCTCAGGGAGATTCGTTCACACAGCCAACGATTTACTAATAACCCGAACGAAAAGTTTCTCCTGATGATTCTAGGGAGTCAGGCAAAGCTAGAAAATGATCACCGTAGTCTAAACGTACAACGAGGTTTGCGAGCCAAATGCGAGCGTGGACTTCGACCTTGCAACACCCCTATCGGTTACCTTACAGTACGAAGCACAAAGCCTGGTGAGCCGAGTTCAGTGATACCCGATCCAGAACGTGCACCAGTCATTCGGGAGATGTTCCGAAGAGTAGCAGAAGTAAAGATAACAGGACGTGGCATCAAGGATTGGCTAGACCAACAAAATTTCCGCACCAAAGGCGGGGCAAGAATAAGCCTTAGTGTGATATACAAAATCTTACGACAGCCTTTCTATGCAGGATCGTTTGAGTATCCTGTTGGTAGCGCAAAGTGGTACGAAGGTAATTATGAGGCGCTTATCTCGCGTAAGTTATTTGAACAGGTGCGAGAGATTATTGATGAACGGTTGAAGTCAAAGGAAGTTAAACCATATTCAAAAGAGTTCGACTTTACCAGGATGATGACGTGCGGCAGTTGTGGTTCGGGGATAGGCGCGCAAGAACGAACCAAAACTATTAAAACAACGGGTGAAGAAAAAAGATACGTTTATTACTACTGCAACCGTGTGCGTAATAGGGACTGCAAGGAACCATACATGACAGAGGAGAAACTCATAGAGCAGTTGGAAGGATTGGTTGACACTATTGATCTTGATGAACTCAGGGCAAAAAAGCGACTCATGGGCGAGCTGGAAAGATTCAAACAGTTTACGACGAAAGTCTTAGGGAAAGGTGCCGACCTCGCGCTACCAAAAGGACTCGATCTTAGAAGCTACGCTAGATACTTGCTGCGGGAAGGATCGCGGGTAGAGAAGCGAGAATTATTGATGTGTTTTAAATCAAATTTATTGGTGACCCAAGGAAGAATTGTCCTCGATACCAAAAATCTTTAG
- a CDS encoding reverse transcriptase family protein: MTTKQFQDFRTHQSKFIYQGSLSKRSGGVRTVYFVQDDGFRNFLKILTLMLSEFYIPPDCVHGFVVSRSIVTNAQQHTRKKLLLNLDIKSFFESIKIDKVEAIFVEIGFKKEHASILSKLVTVDGVLATGFSTSPVLANIVSRQMDNELEKLCNAHNAIYTRYADDLSISSDATLPSMADVTSILASNDFLVNEHKCKLSRRGGCQYVTGLTVCDSVPRLSKRLKRNIRLELYYIRKYGLNEHVDRTSKISRFVDLIPSREGITGYVAYINSVEPKFANFIKQSLIRPSPGLMARVDDSDSALHFITEEK, translated from the coding sequence TTGACTACGAAACAGTTTCAAGATTTTAGAACTCATCAAAGTAAGTTCATCTATCAAGGTAGTCTTTCCAAAAGAAGCGGCGGCGTTCGTACGGTCTATTTCGTTCAAGACGATGGTTTCAGGAATTTTTTAAAGATACTGACCCTCATGCTCAGTGAATTTTATATACCTCCAGATTGCGTGCATGGCTTTGTAGTTAGTCGATCCATTGTGACAAATGCTCAGCAGCATACGAGAAAAAAGTTACTCTTGAATCTAGACATCAAATCTTTTTTTGAATCAATTAAAATAGACAAGGTTGAAGCTATATTTGTTGAAATAGGATTCAAAAAAGAACACGCAAGCATTTTATCTAAACTAGTTACCGTAGACGGAGTTTTAGCTACGGGATTTTCTACAAGCCCCGTCCTGGCTAATATCGTATCTCGGCAAATGGATAATGAGCTTGAAAAACTATGCAATGCTCACAACGCAATCTACACTCGTTACGCGGATGATCTAAGTATCTCAAGCGATGCCACTCTTCCTTCAATGGCAGATGTTACAAGTATTCTTGCCTCGAATGACTTTTTGGTTAATGAGCATAAATGTAAATTGTCTAGACGCGGAGGATGCCAATATGTGACAGGATTAACGGTGTGCGACAGTGTTCCGCGTTTATCAAAGCGTCTAAAAAGAAATATCAGACTAGAGCTTTATTACATCCGTAAATACGGATTAAACGAACATGTGGATCGGACTTCAAAAATTAGCCGTTTTGTTGACCTAATCCCTAGTAGAGAGGGTATCACCGGTTATGTTGCTTATATAAATTCGGTTGAACCAAAGTTTGCAAATTTTATCAAACAAAGCCTAATAAGGCCGAGTCCTGGCTTGATGGCACGGGTTGATGACTCAGATTCAGCACTACACTTTATAACTGAGGAAAAATAA